GGCAGTAAACAGCGAGATGTCGAGGGCCGGCAGGCAGAGCAGGTCGACGTTGACATCGCCACGCGCCTCGGCCAGGCGCTCGGCGTAATAGAAGATCAGGTCGTCGGCCGTCGCCTCCATGCCCTTGCCGGTGATGAAGCTTTCGAAGTTCAGCATGTAGCGCGCCACCACCGAACAGCCGAGCGGGTTGCCGCTGGTCACCTCGGGGTAGATCGCGATCGGCACCTTTCCCTGGGCAAGGTGACGCTGGACGACCGCAGGATCGTGCAAAGGTGTCTTGAGATCCGGGCTGACCACATCGGTGCCGCAGATGTACGCCTCGCGCCCGCTGAGGTTGAGCATGTGGCAGAGGTAGTGCATCGAGACGATGCCGGACGAGGTGTCGCGGTAGGCGGGCGCAAGCAGGTAGTAAGGGTGCTCGGGCTTGGCAAACATCAGCCGCAGGCGTGACAACGCCTGTTCGAGCGAGTGAGCGTCCAACTGCGCAGCGTTCGACATCGGGTACGGACTCCAGGATCAGGGCAAGCGGGGCGCCATCCGTGCGGCCTGACCGTACCTGTGGCGCCCTGTCAATAATTTGCCGGCATCAATGAAAAAGCCGGGCTGAGCCCGGCTTTTTTGCAATTAGCGCGCCATTCAATCCAGCTGCGCCAACCATTGCGGCCCTGCGCTGCGGCCGGCCTCGTGCACCGGCTGATCCAGGCGCGCCAGGCCCTGGAACGCAGCTGGCCAACGCTCGGCCAGCGCTGGCGCCAGGCCAGCCGTTGCAACCGGCAGGCCGCTGGCGAGCAGCTGCGCGCGCGGGGTCCACACCACCATCAAACCCAGTTGGTTCACGGCCAGGCACAGGTCGATGCCCGAGGCCTGCACGCCACCACACTGCTCGAGGGCTTCGCGGCTGAGCATCAGGCACTCATCGGAAACCGCCGGGCAAGCGCGCACCGACAACGGCCATTGCGCCTTGGCGGCCTGCTCGAAGGACAGCCGCTGCCACGGGGCGTGGACCTGCGGGCCGGCGAGCAGTTCATAACCGGCATGCACCAGCGTGCCGTCAGCCGCCCAGAGGCTGGCGCCGACAACACCGACTTCCGGGCGCTGCGCTTCGTTGAGCAGCGATTCGATCCATGCCGGGGTGATCACCTGGCAACGCTCCGACAGCAGCACCAGGTAGTCGCCCCGGGCCTGGGTGGCCGCCAGGTCGAGCAGCTGCGCCCGGGAGGCACCGGCTTCGCCGGCTACCAGGCGCAGTCGACTGCCGAAGGCCTGGGCCACGTCGGCCAGCGCCTCGGCCTGCTGCCCCGGCAGCGCCAGCACCACCTCGTAGCGCGGGTAGCGCGTGCGCTGGAAGATGCCGGCCAGGCAGGCCTGCAGGCGCGCCTGGTCGCCCTCGCCCACCAGCAGGATGCTGACCAGCGGGGTGGCGCTGTGGCGGAAGTCGACGGTCAGCCCGGCAGCCCCTTGCCCGCCGACCTGGGCGCGATAGCCCAGCTGAGTGAGGTGTCGGTTGAGCACCTTCTGCGCTTCCTCGATGAGGGCCGGCGCAGGCTGTTGGCTGATCACCAGGTACTCGTCCATGTGCGCCAGGCTGCCCGCGCCGTGCTTCTCGACCAGGCGCAGCAACAGGTCGTATTCCAGCGCATGGCGATTGGACTCGCTGTACCCGTCCAGGTCGAGCACCGCCTGGCGACGCACCAGCCAGTGCCGGGACATCAGCCCAGGCTGGCTGCGCAACAGGTCCAGGTCGCTGCCCGGACGGCGCACGACCAGCAGGCGCCCCTCGTCGTCACGCTGGACTTCGTCGGCGGCGATGGCCTGGCAGGCCGGCGCCTGGGCCAGCTCGACCGACAGGCGCAGCAGGCCGCCGGCCAGCAGCACGTCGCCCGCCTCGAGCAGCATCAGCCACTCGCTCGGCAATTGCCGCACGACCTGGTTCAGGTGCGTCGCCCAATTGCTTTCGGTGACCTGGATGAAATGCAGGGTATCGCGCGGCGTGGTGATCGCCGGTGGCTTGCCCGCCTTGAGCACGACCAGTTTGAAATTGCGCACGCCGCTGGCCAGCAGGCTGTCGAACGTCGTCTGCAGGGCCAGGTCGTCGTGTTCCAGGTCAAGCACGACGAAGGCGATCTGCGGCGCCGGGTGGCTGGCCAGATGCTCCAGCACCCGCTGGCGCGCGGTTTCATCCGGCGTGGCCGCGTCGATGGCGGCGAGCACGCGCCCCGACGGCGTACCGCCCAGTTGATCGCGCGTATCGATGCCGGGCACCTCGCCCAGGCGTGCCATCCAGTCGCCCAGCTCGCGGGCGTGATTGGCATTGTCGTCGGCGGTCAGCATAGACGCCAGGCGCTGGCACGCTTCGAGATTGAACAGCCCCAGGCGCATTGCCTGCCAGTAGCGCAGCTGCAGCGTCTCGGCGGTGTCGTTGGGGTGCACGATCAACAGGTCGCGCTGGCGAACCCAGGCGCCTTCCAGGGCATGCTGGTGGCGCGCGCCGGTCGGCCAGGCGTGACAGAGGAATTCCAGCGCGTTCAGGCGCTCGAACAGCGGGCCATTGTAGTAAGGCAGCTGCACGCACTGGCGCGGCTCGAACTCGCGCTCCGGCGCGTCGCTGATGCTTTTCCACGGCGAGGTGAACAACAACGGCAGCGCCCCTTGGCTCCAGGTGTCGCGCACGAAGCGATTGAGCGTGGTGAAGCCGTCGTCACTGGCAAAGGCCCCCTGCTGCTCGCCATCCCACTGACGCAGAATCCGCACCACCTGGACCAGGTGCTCTTCGCGCTCGGCCTGGGTCAGGGTGTCCGGCAGCGCCTCGCAGACCACGTCGGTCTGGTCGAGGTGGGCGACCTCGCCCTGCAGCAGGATCGCGCAGGCCAAGGCCACACGCCATCCCGCCGGGTCCAGCCCCTGCGGCAAACCAGCCAGCGCCGCCTGCAGGGTCGAGACCCGCAGCACCGCGCGCCAGGCCTGCTGCTCGGCGCTGGCGTAGTGGCGCAGACGCTCCAGCGCGCCCTGCCCGGCCTGCGCGGCGAACGGTGTACCGACCTGGTGATAGCTCAGTTCACTGTTGCCGACCGTATAGGCCAGGGCATGCCCCTGCGCGGCCACGGCCTGCGGCTGGGCCTTCAGGCAGTGGGCGGCATTGTCCAGCGCCGCCGCCAGGACGAAGTCGGCATCCAGGGCCAGGCACACGAACGGCGTGCCGACCTGCGCCACGGCCGACGCCAGGCGCTCGCCCAGTTGCGCGCCCGACTCGCTGCCCTGCACCGGCTCCAGGCCAAGGCACGGCACGCCGGCCTGGCGATAGTAGTGGAGCGCGCGAGCGCGGTGATCTGCCTGGTCATGCCCCAGCAGGACAACGGTCACTTCGTTACGCGAGCCGATTGCAGTTTCGGTCATAAGGCACCTGTTCAAATGGTCGGTTTCAGTCAGCCAGCCAGGCGTTGGCCCAGTGCTGCAGATGGTGTTCGTTCAATACATAGTCACGCAGCACGGCTTCACGCAGCGCGTCCCCCTGGCGGTAACTGGCCAGCGGATCGTTCAGGTGCATGCGGATCGCCTCCAGCCATTGCTCGGTGGTGTTTTCGCGGACCCGGGTGCACGGCAGGTAGCCGGCATACGCCTTGGTGTCGGTGCAGATCACCGGGAAACCGCACGCCCCGTACTCAAGCAGGCGCAGGTTGCTCTTGCAGTCGTTGAACAGGTTCTGCTCCAGCGGCGCCAGTGCCAGATCAAGGTTGAGGCCGGCCAGCTTGCGCGGATACTCGGTGAACGAGATACCCGCATGGAACTCCTTGACGTAGGGCCGCAGGATGTCCGGGCACATGCCGAAGAACACCCAGTCGACCTCGCCGGCCAGGGTCTTGATCACGTCCAGCAGCAGCTCCAGGTCACCACGGTGGCTGGTGCCCCCCGCCCAGCCGACTCGCGGCCGCGCGCTGCTCTGACGCTGGCTGACCAGCCCCGTCCACAACGGCGCGGCGAGCATGTTGGGCACCACGCGGATGTCCTGGTGCATGCTCGACAGGGCATCGGCCAACGGCTCGGTGGACACCACCACCCGGTCGCACAGGGAAATGGCGCGGCCGACCAGTTCACGGATGTTGCTCGGCATGTTGCGCGCGTGGTCGTTCTTCTTCGGTGGCTCGATGATGTAATCATCCAGCTCGTAGATGCGCCGCGCGTTGGAGAAGCGCTTGTACTGCTCGATATCCTTGACGTTCGCCGGCGTGTAGCGGCACTGCAGGATCATCACATCGGGCTTTTCCCGCTCGAGCTCGACCAGCCCTGGAGCGCTGAAATCGATTCGCCCCTGGATCCATCCTCCCTGCTCCAGGTCGGTGAACGGCTGGACGACACGGTATTGCCCGGTCGCGTTGGTGCTGCTGGGCAGCGCCAGTACCGACGGCATGGCCCGGGCGATGAACGGGTCCCAGCCACCGCGCAGGCCTGGTTCGAAATTGAAGTTCGGCAGTTTCAGGCTGAGGTTGCGGTTGTAGGCCGGGTCGAGCGCGATCCACGCCATCCAGCGCTCGTGCATCAGGTCGCGGTCGGCCTGCAGGTTCGGCGTCGCCGCCTGCTCGAGCGCAGGCACCGGCAAGCGGGCCACGCGCGAGTACGGCGTCCACACCGAAAGATAGCCTGCCGTCCGCGCGCGCAGGCACAGGTCGGCGTCGAACAGGGAACCTTGCAGGTGGGTCGCATCCAGCCCACCCAGCTCAGCGAACAGATCACGCCGCACCAGCAGGCAGTCGAGGCTCAGCGCACTCCAGTTCTGCACCAGGCGCAGGCGGTTCATGTAGCCGTCCGCGCTGGTCGCACAACCGAGGAATGGGCTGCCGGCCGTGCCCTGCATGCCCAGCACCAGGCCGGCAGACACGATCGTGCCTTTGTCGTCGAACAGCTTGGGGCCGACCATGCCGACTTCCGGGCGCTGCCCCAGGTGCATCAGCTCGACGAGCCACTGGTCGTCGAACAGCACGCAGCCGGCATCCAGCAGCAACAGATAGTCGCCACGGGCCTGCAGGCTGCCTTCGTTGAGGCTCTGGGCCAGCCCCTGGACGGCCACCTCGACCACCCGCAGCTGATCGCTGCCCAGCCCTTGCAGTCCGGCCAACCAGCCACGCACCTCGGCAGACGTGTCGGCACTGGCGATCAGCAGCACTTCGAAGTCGCGGTAAGCCGTGTTCGTGAGCAGCGACTCGACGCAGCGCGTCAGCACCGCCAGGTCGGCACCGGCATGGATGAGGATCGACACACTGGCGGCCTGCGCATGGTGATAGGTGACCCGGGTCATCATGCTGCCTTCAATGCCGGACACCTGGGCTTCCACGCCCAGGCGCCGCAGGTGGGCCTCCAGCACACGCGGGGCCTGGACGTGCCCGCTCGGCTCGGCGAGCCAGTCGGCATAGCTGTGCTGGCACTGCACGAGCACTTCGGCGATATGGTCCACCACCTGCAGGCCATGGGCCTCGACCAGCCGCCACAGCAGGTCGTGGGGCGCCAGGCCGTCGAAGCCCACGTCGAAACCACCCTGCTCGCGCAGCGCCGCGCACTTGAACGCCAGCAGGCGGCCGACGTAGGGCAGGCTGCGCATCAGGTCAAGGTTGAAGTCCGGCTTGAAGATCGGCGCCGACGGCGCGAGGTTGTCGTTGCTACCTTCATCGAGATAGAGGCACAGGCCTTCGCCCCGCAGCGCCATGCGCTCGGCCATGATCACCAGGGCGTGAGTGTGCAGGCGATCCCCCGCCTGCAACAGGAACAGCCAATCAGCCTGGCCATCAGCGGCAAGCCACTGGTTGAGCAGGTCGAAACCGGCGCCGCGACGCGTCAGGTAGCGCACGTTGTCCCGCACCACCGGCTCGAAGCCCTCGGGTGCGAGCACCAGGATGCAACGGGCCGGATAAGATTGCTGGGCGAGGCTGTCGAGGGTGGCGCGCAAGGCCTTCTCATCGCCTTCCCGGCAGGACACCATCGCCGCGATGCGCGGTTGAGTGGGCCACTGCTCGATGCGCTTGGGCAGCAGGCGCTCCTGCCCGGCGGACAGGCGACGGTACTCCAGCCACTCGGCATACAGCTCGTCGAAACTCAGGCTGAGCGTACCGACCTGCTGGTTGAAGTTGGCCATCTGCGCGGTGAACAGACGACGAAGATCGAGCTCGTCCCATTTCTGCCCAGGGTCGGCAACATAGTCGGCCAACGGCAGATAGCGCACCCAGCCCTCGGCCGGCGCGGCCTCGCCGGTACGGCCCTGGAGCATCTGCAGCAGCCAATCGGTTTCGGCGTCGAACACCTTGACCATGCTGCTCTGGTGGCTCAGGCGCCCGGGGTGTACGCGCTCCAGGCTCAGGACCTGGTCCAGGCTGCACAAATGTCCACGGCGCAACAGGCAGGCGTAGAGCGCCAAGTCCAGACGCGCGGCGAACCCTTGCCCCTCCTGCACCAGGGTCGGCAGGTAAGTCTCGACCTGTTCGCGACGCAGCAGTGCATGGCTGAGCCCGCCGAACAGGTTGACGCCGTTGTCGGAGATGCCTTCCAGCAAGTCGTTGCCGTTGAGCACCGCACTGCACATGGAGATGACGAAGTTCAGCGAGCGCGACGGCAACAGGACGTCATCGGCGGCACACAGCAGGCGCTGGCAGATGACCATGCTGACCTGCGGCAAGTCATTCAGCATCGCCGCCTGCTGGCTGATGCACGCGCCGAACAGCGTATCGTCGTCACAGAGGAACTTGATGAACGCGCCGGACGACTGCTCCAGGCACGCCAGCAGGTTGCGGGCAAAGCCTTGCCGCGCGGGGTTGCGCACATAGCGCACAGGCACGTGGGTAGTGGCGCGCAGCTCATCGCAGATCGTCTCGACCTGCGCATCCGGGCTGTCGTCGCACACGACGACCTCCAGGTTCGCGTAGTCCTGGGCAATCGCGCTGGCCAGCGTGCTGCGGAAGAATTCGGGGTTGTACGCGGGGATGGCGATACTGACGAGGGGTTGGGCGCTCACGGGTACTCACTCAAAGCAATTGATCGATGCCGCCTGGCTCGCCCCTGCCCCGGCCCGGCATCCTGCCATGGCCGGTGCCATGGCCGAGCCGCCTCGCGTCCCAGCAGGTAGCGAGGCGGCCCTTGCGGGTGATCACCCCGCTCGGCACAGCATCGTGATTCAGATGTAGTTGACCAGCGACAAGCCGGAGATCTTGGCAAAGGACTGCATCGAAGCCTGGAGCATGTTGGTCTGCATCTGCAGGCGCAACATCACGGTCGCCGGGTCGACCTCGCGGATCGAGCTCTGGGTCTTGGTATTTTCGGTGCTCAGTGCCTCGTTGGTCTCGGCCTGGATGTCCAGGGCCTGGCCGCGACCACCAATGGAGCTGATCGACGACGCCACCTGGTTGGTCGCACTGGCGACGTTGCCGATGGCCGAGTCCAGGGAGGCCAGGAAGTTCTGACGGGCTGCCGGGTCCTTGTCCATCGGCACCGACAGCGCGGTGCGCAGTTGGCTGATGGTCTGCAGGATGTTCTGGGTCTGGTGGGTGTCCACCTGGACCCCGAACGAGTCACCCGCGGCCGGTGCGCCGGACAGCTCGAAGCTCACGCCGGACGCGGTGGCGGTAGTGCCCGACAGCGTGCCGGTGGAGATCGGCCGGCTGTTGGCCGACATCGGCGCCGAGTACAGCTCGAAGTCAGTCGGGCTGGTGAACTTGAGCACCGCGCCACCGCCTGGGAACGAGGCGTTGTACTGGGCCTGGTTGGTGATGCTGGCACCGGTGACCTGGGTCGTCGAGCCGTTGCCCGGGCTGCGGCTGCCGGTGATGGTGTCCGGCTTGGACTGCAGCGAGAACGTGTGGCCAGCAATGGCCGCGTCCGGGTTGGCTTCGTCGCCCGGCTTGAAATCGATCTTCAGGCGCAGGTCGACGCCACGGAAGGACACCGAAGTGTTCACGCCTTTCGGGTCGAAGTTACCGCCTT
This genomic stretch from Pseudomonas entomophila L48 harbors:
- a CDS encoding glycosyltransferase: MSAQPLVSIAIPAYNPEFFRSTLASAIAQDYANLEVVVCDDSPDAQVETICDELRATTHVPVRYVRNPARQGFARNLLACLEQSSGAFIKFLCDDDTLFGACISQQAAMLNDLPQVSMVICQRLLCAADDVLLPSRSLNFVISMCSAVLNGNDLLEGISDNGVNLFGGLSHALLRREQVETYLPTLVQEGQGFAARLDLALYACLLRRGHLCSLDQVLSLERVHPGRLSHQSSMVKVFDAETDWLLQMLQGRTGEAAPAEGWVRYLPLADYVADPGQKWDELDLRRLFTAQMANFNQQVGTLSLSFDELYAEWLEYRRLSAGQERLLPKRIEQWPTQPRIAAMVSCREGDEKALRATLDSLAQQSYPARCILVLAPEGFEPVVRDNVRYLTRRGAGFDLLNQWLAADGQADWLFLLQAGDRLHTHALVIMAERMALRGEGLCLYLDEGSNDNLAPSAPIFKPDFNLDLMRSLPYVGRLLAFKCAALREQGGFDVGFDGLAPHDLLWRLVEAHGLQVVDHIAEVLVQCQHSYADWLAEPSGHVQAPRVLEAHLRRLGVEAQVSGIEGSMMTRVTYHHAQAASVSILIHAGADLAVLTRCVESLLTNTAYRDFEVLLIASADTSAEVRGWLAGLQGLGSDQLRVVEVAVQGLAQSLNEGSLQARGDYLLLLDAGCVLFDDQWLVELMHLGQRPEVGMVGPKLFDDKGTIVSAGLVLGMQGTAGSPFLGCATSADGYMNRLRLVQNWSALSLDCLLVRRDLFAELGGLDATHLQGSLFDADLCLRARTAGYLSVWTPYSRVARLPVPALEQAATPNLQADRDLMHERWMAWIALDPAYNRNLSLKLPNFNFEPGLRGGWDPFIARAMPSVLALPSSTNATGQYRVVQPFTDLEQGGWIQGRIDFSAPGLVELEREKPDVMILQCRYTPANVKDIEQYKRFSNARRIYELDDYIIEPPKKNDHARNMPSNIRELVGRAISLCDRVVVSTEPLADALSSMHQDIRVVPNMLAAPLWTGLVSQRQSSARPRVGWAGGTSHRGDLELLLDVIKTLAGEVDWVFFGMCPDILRPYVKEFHAGISFTEYPRKLAGLNLDLALAPLEQNLFNDCKSNLRLLEYGACGFPVICTDTKAYAGYLPCTRVRENTTEQWLEAIRMHLNDPLASYRQGDALREAVLRDYVLNEHHLQHWANAWLAD
- a CDS encoding glycosyltransferase family 2 protein → MTETAIGSRNEVTVVLLGHDQADHRARALHYYRQAGVPCLGLEPVQGSESGAQLGERLASAVAQVGTPFVCLALDADFVLAAALDNAAHCLKAQPQAVAAQGHALAYTVGNSELSYHQVGTPFAAQAGQGALERLRHYASAEQQAWRAVLRVSTLQAALAGLPQGLDPAGWRVALACAILLQGEVAHLDQTDVVCEALPDTLTQAEREEHLVQVVRILRQWDGEQQGAFASDDGFTTLNRFVRDTWSQGALPLLFTSPWKSISDAPEREFEPRQCVQLPYYNGPLFERLNALEFLCHAWPTGARHQHALEGAWVRQRDLLIVHPNDTAETLQLRYWQAMRLGLFNLEACQRLASMLTADDNANHARELGDWMARLGEVPGIDTRDQLGGTPSGRVLAAIDAATPDETARQRVLEHLASHPAPQIAFVVLDLEHDDLALQTTFDSLLASGVRNFKLVVLKAGKPPAITTPRDTLHFIQVTESNWATHLNQVVRQLPSEWLMLLEAGDVLLAGGLLRLSVELAQAPACQAIAADEVQRDDEGRLLVVRRPGSDLDLLRSQPGLMSRHWLVRRQAVLDLDGYSESNRHALEYDLLLRLVEKHGAGSLAHMDEYLVISQQPAPALIEEAQKVLNRHLTQLGYRAQVGGQGAAGLTVDFRHSATPLVSILLVGEGDQARLQACLAGIFQRTRYPRYEVVLALPGQQAEALADVAQAFGSRLRLVAGEAGASRAQLLDLAATQARGDYLVLLSERCQVITPAWIESLLNEAQRPEVGVVGASLWAADGTLVHAGYELLAGPQVHAPWQRLSFEQAAKAQWPLSVRACPAVSDECLMLSREALEQCGGVQASGIDLCLAVNQLGLMVVWTPRAQLLASGLPVATAGLAPALAERWPAAFQGLARLDQPVHEAGRSAGPQWLAQLD
- a CDS encoding flagellar hook-associated protein 3, which gives rise to MRISTSQFYNTSSANYQRGLANTVKSQEQSSDGIRVRTAADDPVGAARLLQLEQQQNMLDQYKGNITNVRNALGTSEATLNSIGAVLQRVNELAVTSGNAGFTDADRKANASELAALEEQLFSLMNSKDENGKYLFSGSKGDTQPYVRNTDGSYSYQGDQSQLKLQVGDMLSLAANETGYDAFEQALNTSRSQTKLTSPAVDDGRVSLSNGQVSGSVAYNDRFRSGEPYSVQFTSSTQYKILDASGNDVTLEASQGGNFDPKGVNTSVSFRGVDLRLKIDFKPGDEANPDAAIAGHTFSLQSKPDTITGSRSPGNGSTTQVTGASITNQAQYNASFPGGGAVLKFTSPTDFELYSAPMSANSRPISTGTLSGTTATASGVSFELSGAPAAGDSFGVQVDTHQTQNILQTISQLRTALSVPMDKDPAARQNFLASLDSAIGNVASATNQVASSISSIGGRGQALDIQAETNEALSTENTKTQSSIREVDPATVMLRLQMQTNMLQASMQSFAKISGLSLVNYI